Below is a window of Chryseobacterium arthrosphaerae DNA.
GTTACTGAGTCTTGTAAGCACGTTGCCATTCTCTGAATATTTCAGCAACACCCAGGTGTATAAATATCTGTTCTGGAATTCTCTGTTTATGAACTTTAAGGCGCCATGGCTACCCGGAGTATTCGGGAATCAGGCGGTAAACGGAGCATTATGGACTCTTAAAATAGAAATGTGCTTTTATATAGCAGTTCCGCTGATATTTTTATTCTTCGGAAAAAATAATAAATACAGAAATACCAGCCTGATTATTTTATATTTCCTTTCCCTGATTTTCCTTAATTATTTTGAAATGACAGGAAGAGCTGCCATCTCCAGACAGCTACCCGGTTCTTTGTGCTATTTTATCGGAGGAATGCTTTTATACTTCAATTTTGATAAATTTATCCAGCATAAGAACACACTTTTTATCATCGCCATGATTACGGTGTGGATAGATCTGATTTTCAATATCAAATTATTCTCACCAATGATGATCAGTATCATAGTCCTTTACATCGCTTACTCCTTTAAGTTCCTGAATAATTTCGGGAAATACGGCGATTTCACCTATGGTATTTATATCTTCCACTTCCCTATTATCAGGGTATTCCAGACATTGGGACTGTTTGAGGATTACAATCCGTATGTGATGAGTCTTGTCTGCATGCTGACCGTAATTGGAGTAGGAATTGCCTCCTGGCATTTTTATGAAAAAAGATTTTTATAATTTTACCGATATTTTACAGCACAAATGAAAGATCTTGTCTCCATCATCACCCCCTGTTACAACTCGGCAGAATTTATTGAAGAAACGATACAATCTGTTCTGAACCAGACCTATGAGAATTGGGAATGGCTGATCACCGACGATCTTTCTAAAGACAATACGGTTGAGATCATCAAGAAATACAACGATCCACGGATAAAACTTCAGGTCCTGGAAAAAAACGGCGGAGCCGGCAATGCAAGAAATAACAGTCTTGAAAGGGCTCAGGGAAGATATATCGCTTTCTTGGATTCCGATGATTTCTGGTATCCGGAATATCTTGAAACCATGACAGATTACATGCAGGAACATCACGCAGAACTTGTTTATTGTAACTATTCAAGATGTAATGAGCAGCTTCAGCCTATCCTGAAAGATTTCCTGGCTGATAAAGTGGTAACATTCTCTAATCTCCTGAAGACCTGTCGCCTGGCACCGGTTTCAACAATGTACGATACAAAAAGAGTCGGAAAGTTCCTGTTTCCGGTAAAAAGTAAACGGGAAGACCATGTGATGTGGCTGAATCTCTTAAAAGTAATTCCTGAAGGAATGCCCATCAATAAAACCTTAGCCAAATACAGAATGCGTGAAAACAGTGTTTCCAGAAATAAGAAAAACATCATCAGAGACCAGTACCTCGTGTATAAAGATTTTATGGGATTTTCTACCGTGACATCTCTGTATTATACGGCAAACTGGGCCCTGAACGGATTCCTGAAATATTCGAAAATTTTCAATTAATGGAGTATTCAAAAGAATTTAAAGCTGCATTAAGTGCCTTCTCCAGTCCTGAGAAAGATAAACTGATCTTCAGATTGCTGAGAAAGGATAAATTGCTCTCTAAAAAGTTGTATTTTGAGCTCATTGATCCGGAAACTACCGATGATAAAAGGGATTTTATGGAGGATCAGGTAAAGGAAAAAGTTCTTTTGGCTGCCAAATACATCGGGAATACCAAGTATTTCCTGACCATTATCCGAAAAATCAGTGCCGAAATAACGGAACACGTCAAAATAACAACGGATAAATTTGGTGAAGTCTCTCTCAATCTGCTTCTTGTAAATGCTATTTTAGATTATAATGCAGATCTGAGCAGACAGCGTTTTGACAATGTATACAAATTATACCTCTATATCATCAATAAGATATTCAAATCCCTTACTCTCATCAGAAAGCTGGACGAAGATTACTGGATGGAAATTGACGACTATCTGCGTGATGCTGAAAAGAAAATTTTAGAAAATCATTATCTTCAAAAACTCTGCATCAATAACGGACTTAACTTTAACTGGTTTGAGTGTGCCAATATTCCGGAAAACATTGACCAGATCATGAAAGACACTAAAAGCCAGGGATTTTTAAGATAAGATCTTCTGTAAAATCATAGCCGTTGAATCAGGTTTTTCATCTACAAATTTTCGGGCATTCTGTGACATTGATACAAGCTCTTCCCGGTTGTCTTCATTAGTCAGAAACAGAACAGATTCTGCGGCTGCATATTCGTCTCCAAAAGACTTTCCACCATCATAAGAAATCAGTTCGTCTGCCTCAGGGTTCTTTTTATAGCGGTTTCCAAAAACTACCGGAACTCCAAAGGTTGCCGCTTCCAAAATATTATGCAGTCCCGCATCATGGAATCCTCCGCCCACTACAGCAACATCTGCATAGGAATATAGTTTTGACAATAAACCGATGCTGTCAATGATTAAAATCGGGTAATCAGTAATCGGCAATTCACTGGTTTCCACTTTACTGTACAACAATGCATCAGGATACAGGTTTTTTAAATGCTCCACTCTTTTCAGATCATGGGGAGCTATAATAATTTTCAGATAAGGATTTTTCCTGTAGACTATGGCAGCAATTTTCTCTTCTGCCTGCCATGAACTTCCAAAAACAACTGCTTTATGGTCTCCTACGAATTGTTTAATATGTTTCACATGATTATCGCGGTCACGAAGCTGCTTTACCCTGTCGAATCTCGTATCTCCCGTCACGGAAGATTGCGTAAGGCCTATACTTTTGGCCAGGGCAAAAGAAACCTGTGTCTGATGAAAGAACCAGTCTACATTTTTCTGCAGCTGTTTTACAAACCATTTTCCATATGAAGTGAAGAAGGATTGGTTTTCGTAGAAAAGGGCAGAAATTACATAAATCTTTACATTCCTGCTTTTCAGTTCAGCAAGCAGATTATACCAGTAATCATACTTCACCGTAAAAAATAGTTTAACATCAAACTGTGAGATAAATTGCCTTACAGCCGCTTTTTTATCAAACGGAAGGTAGCAGATCACATCGGCTATATGTTTCTTTTTAATGACATTTTCATAGCCGGACGGAGAGAAAAAAGTCACCAGTATTTTATGATCAGGGA
It encodes the following:
- a CDS encoding 3-deoxy-D-manno-octulosonic acid transferase, with the protein product MELLYNIFISLLTFGMKVFSLFNAKTKKGVEGRKESLHKVQTAFLKTDKVIWMHAASLGEYEQGLPVLEKLKEKLPDHKILVTFFSPSGYENVIKKKHIADVICYLPFDKKAAVRQFISQFDVKLFFTVKYDYWYNLLAELKSRNVKIYVISALFYENQSFFTSYGKWFVKQLQKNVDWFFHQTQVSFALAKSIGLTQSSVTGDTRFDRVKQLRDRDNHVKHIKQFVGDHKAVVFGSSWQAEEKIAAIVYRKNPYLKIIIAPHDLKRVEHLKNLYPDALLYSKVETSELPITDYPILIIDSIGLLSKLYSYADVAVVGGGFHDAGLHNILEAATFGVPVVFGNRYKKNPEADELISYDGGKSFGDEYAAAESVLFLTNEDNREELVSMSQNARKFVDEKPDSTAMILQKILS
- a CDS encoding deoxyuridine 5'-triphosphate nucleotidohydrolase; amino-acid sequence: MEYSKEFKAALSAFSSPEKDKLIFRLLRKDKLLSKKLYFELIDPETTDDKRDFMEDQVKEKVLLAAKYIGNTKYFLTIIRKISAEITEHVKITTDKFGEVSLNLLLVNAILDYNADLSRQRFDNVYKLYLYIINKIFKSLTLIRKLDEDYWMEIDDYLRDAEKKILENHYLQKLCINNGLNFNWFECANIPENIDQIMKDTKSQGFLR
- a CDS encoding glycosyltransferase family 2 protein produces the protein MKDLVSIITPCYNSAEFIEETIQSVLNQTYENWEWLITDDLSKDNTVEIIKKYNDPRIKLQVLEKNGGAGNARNNSLERAQGRYIAFLDSDDFWYPEYLETMTDYMQEHHAELVYCNYSRCNEQLQPILKDFLADKVVTFSNLLKTCRLAPVSTMYDTKRVGKFLFPVKSKREDHVMWLNLLKVIPEGMPINKTLAKYRMRENSVSRNKKNIIRDQYLVYKDFMGFSTVTSLYYTANWALNGFLKYSKIFN
- a CDS encoding acyltransferase family protein, whose product is MQDITKNNFDFIRVLLAFIVFVGHLGALSQSQQLHVLTYSPVEVAVFSFFIVSGFLIARSYERSSSLKSYAKKRFNRIVPAYLLVVFLCALLLSLVSTLPFSEYFSNTQVYKYLFWNSLFMNFKAPWLPGVFGNQAVNGALWTLKIEMCFYIAVPLIFLFFGKNNKYRNTSLIILYFLSLIFLNYFEMTGRAAISRQLPGSLCYFIGGMLLYFNFDKFIQHKNTLFIIAMITVWIDLIFNIKLFSPMMISIIVLYIAYSFKFLNNFGKYGDFTYGIYIFHFPIIRVFQTLGLFEDYNPYVMSLVCMLTVIGVGIASWHFYEKRFL